TTTGTTAAAAAGTACATATATTTATATGATGTTCAAATATTTAATTTTTAGAACTCCCCTAAAGAATTAAAACATGATTCCCCTCCGAAAAGTCCTTTGGACCGAAATATTGAGTTTTAAAACTATTGATAATCAAATTTTACAAAGTTATAAATATGAATTTTTATTATATTTTTGCTTTTGCGTAATGTGAGTAAATTATTATTTTGTTTGTAACAATTTTTTTATAAAATTTTAAATAGTTACAATTTTTTTTATTTTGCTAAAAAATTTAGAACATAAGTAGTTACAATACAAGAACCTTTCTATAATATAGAATCGCATATTGCTTTATTCTTGGTGAAATAAAAATCAATTTTTTTAGCCCCCACTATAACTCATGATACTATTTTTTCTCTGTCTGTTATTGCATAAAAAATGAACCAAAAATACACCTATTTACAAATATATACCCTTGTATGTATTTTAGTATTATTAGACCAATCTCTCAAAATATGGGTAAAGCTCCATATGTTTTACCGAGAAAAGATAGTATTTATAGAAAATTGGTTTGAATTTATATTCACCGAAAACATAGGCATGGCTATGGGAATGAAATACGGTGGTGATTTTGGCAAGGTGAATCTTACTTGCAGCCGATTTATTCTGATTATTATTTCTATTGTGATGATACAATATCTCATCAGAAATTATGCAAATAAAAAAATAATAATAGTGATGGCTTTCTATTTAGCTGGGAGTATTGGAAATTTCATAGACAATTTATTATATGCCGCTGTATTTAGTGAAAGTATTCCCCATTCTTATCAAATCGCATCTATTCTGCCTAAAATACAATACTCTCAACTTTTTTTTGGCAAAGTAGTAGATATGTTTTACATACCAGCCATAGAATCTATGACCATCCCCGAATGGTTTCCTTTTTTAGCCAATACAAAAATACCCCTTTTTCACTATATATTTAACCTTGCCGATACTTAT
The Chitinophagaceae bacterium DNA segment above includes these coding regions:
- a CDS encoding signal peptidase II, coding for MNQKYTYLQIYTLVCILVLLDQSLKIWVKLHMFYREKIVFIENWFEFIFTENIGMAMGMKYGGDFGKVNLTCSRFILIIISIVMIQYLIRNYANKKIIIVMAFYLAGSIGNFIDNLLYAAVFSESIPHSYQIASILPKIQYSQLFFGKVVDMFYIPAIESMTIPEWFPFLANTKIPLFHYIFNLADTYITTGVVLLFVHTDILVRTVYKIMLKLRR